A stretch of the Luteimonas sp. JM171 genome encodes the following:
- the ligD gene encoding non-homologous end-joining DNA ligase yields MRLTSPDREVYPGEGITKRHVAEYYEAVAEWLMPELAERPTSLLRCPDGIGGDCFFQKKHADSLGPGVHAVCLDERDGEDEYIYVRDIEGVLSLVQMNAIEFHPWGARRRSPEKPDRLVFDLDPADGVPWKDVLRAAREVRDRLSAAGLESWPRLSGGKGIHVCVPLEPRAGWDRAKDFAEAVARAMAGDSPDRYVANASKELRRGRIFIDWLRNGRGNTSVAGWVLRARPGAPVAMPLRWDELGRTRSGGHWDIHSARRRAARLRSDPWEGFFQVRQRLPR; encoded by the coding sequence GTGCGCCTGACCAGCCCCGACCGCGAGGTGTATCCCGGCGAGGGCATCACCAAGCGGCACGTCGCCGAGTATTACGAAGCGGTGGCGGAGTGGCTGATGCCCGAGCTGGCCGAGCGGCCGACATCGCTGCTGCGCTGCCCGGACGGAATCGGCGGCGACTGTTTCTTCCAGAAGAAGCATGCCGACAGCCTTGGCCCGGGCGTGCATGCGGTGTGCCTGGACGAACGCGACGGCGAGGACGAGTACATCTACGTGCGCGACATCGAGGGCGTCCTCTCGCTGGTGCAGATGAACGCCATTGAGTTCCACCCCTGGGGTGCCAGGCGGCGGAGCCCGGAAAAGCCCGACCGGCTTGTGTTCGACCTGGATCCCGCGGACGGCGTGCCCTGGAAGGATGTGCTGCGGGCCGCCCGCGAAGTGCGCGACCGACTCTCCGCAGCCGGGCTGGAAAGCTGGCCGCGGCTGTCGGGCGGCAAGGGCATCCACGTGTGCGTGCCGCTGGAACCCAGGGCAGGCTGGGATCGGGCCAAGGATTTTGCCGAGGCCGTCGCCCGCGCGATGGCCGGGGACAGCCCGGACCGCTATGTGGCCAACGCTTCAAAAGAACTGCGCCGCGGGCGGATATTCATCGACTGGCTGCGCAATGGCCGGGGCAATACCAGCGTCGCGGGCTGGGTGCTGCGCGCACGCCCGGGCGCACCGGTGGCGATGCCGCTGCGCTGGGACGAACTCGGCCGGACCCGCTCCGGCGGCCACTGGGACATCCACAGCGCCCGCCGCCGCGCCGCGCGCCTGCGCAGCGACCCGTGGGAGGGGTTCTTTCAGGTCCGCCAGCGGTTGCCCCGGTAG
- the dusA gene encoding tRNA dihydrouridine(20/20a) synthase DusA yields MPKSRPNQAFRLSVAPMMDWTDTHCRVFHRVLAPHARLYSEMVHANAVIHGDRSRLLAMDPVEHPVVLQLGGSEPALLAQAARIGADHGFDEVNLNCGCPSDRVQAGRFGACLMREPALVADCVAEMAAACPVPVTVKCRLGVDDDSEWERFAGFIDTVAAAGCATFVVHARNAWLKGLSPKENRDVPPLRYDWAYRIKRERPDLNILINGGIAGADAATAHLAHVDGVMLGRAAYHDPYLLHVLDTRWFGGQQRERGDLLRALRPYVEAQLGRGIALKHITRHVLGLFQGQPGGRAFRRVLSEGAHRPGAGWALVEEALSHTRRHQRDAA; encoded by the coding sequence ATGCCAAAGTCCAGGCCCAACCAGGCATTCCGGCTGTCCGTCGCTCCGATGATGGACTGGACGGACACCCATTGCCGGGTGTTCCATCGGGTGCTGGCCCCGCACGCCCGCTTGTACAGCGAGATGGTGCATGCCAATGCGGTGATCCACGGCGACCGCTCCAGGCTGCTGGCGATGGATCCGGTGGAGCACCCGGTGGTGCTGCAGCTTGGTGGCAGCGAGCCGGCGTTGCTGGCACAGGCGGCGCGCATCGGCGCCGACCATGGTTTTGACGAGGTCAACCTCAACTGCGGCTGTCCGTCCGACCGGGTGCAGGCCGGCCGCTTTGGCGCCTGCCTGATGCGCGAACCGGCGCTGGTGGCCGATTGCGTGGCGGAGATGGCCGCCGCCTGCCCGGTGCCGGTGACCGTCAAGTGCCGGCTGGGCGTGGACGATGACAGCGAGTGGGAGCGCTTCGCCGGTTTCATCGATACCGTCGCCGCCGCCGGCTGCGCCACCTTCGTGGTGCACGCCCGCAACGCCTGGCTCAAGGGCCTGAGCCCGAAGGAAAACCGCGACGTGCCGCCGCTGCGCTACGACTGGGCATACCGGATCAAGCGCGAACGTCCCGACCTGAACATCCTCATCAACGGCGGCATCGCCGGGGCCGACGCCGCCACCGCTCACCTGGCCCATGTCGACGGCGTGATGCTGGGGCGCGCGGCCTACCACGACCCGTACCTGCTGCACGTCCTCGACACCCGGTGGTTCGGCGGCCAGCAGCGCGAGCGCGGTGACCTCCTGCGGGCGCTGCGCCCGTATGTGGAAGCGCAGTTGGGCCGGGGCATCGCCCTCAAACACATCACCCGCCACGTGCTTGGCCTGTTCCAGGGCCAGCCGGGCGGCCGCGCCTTCCGGCGCGTGCTCAGCGAAGGCGCCCATCGGCCCGGCGCGGGCTGGGCGCTGGTTGAAGAGGCCCTGTCCCATACCCGGCGACACCAGCGCGACGCCGCCTGA
- a CDS encoding response regulator transcription factor: MRILLVEDEAPLRETLAARLKREGYAVDAAQDGEEGLYMGREVPFDVGIIDLGLPKMSGMELIKALRDEGKQFPVLILTARSSWQDKVDGLKEGADDYLVKPFHVEELLARINALVRRAAGWSKPQLECGPVTLDLAAQTVSVDGKNVDLTSYEYKVLEYLMMHAGELVSKADLTEHIYQQDFDRDSNVLEVFIGRLRKKLDPDGTLKPIETVRGRGYRFAIPRNTES, encoded by the coding sequence ATGCGCATTCTTCTCGTCGAGGACGAAGCCCCCCTGCGCGAAACGCTGGCCGCGCGCCTCAAGCGCGAGGGCTACGCGGTCGACGCCGCCCAGGATGGCGAGGAAGGCCTGTACATGGGCCGCGAGGTGCCGTTCGATGTGGGCATCATCGATTTGGGCCTGCCGAAGATGTCGGGCATGGAACTGATCAAGGCGCTGCGCGATGAAGGCAAGCAGTTCCCCGTCCTGATCCTCACCGCCCGCTCCAGCTGGCAGGACAAGGTGGACGGGCTGAAGGAAGGCGCGGACGATTACCTGGTCAAGCCGTTCCATGTGGAGGAGCTGCTGGCGCGCATCAATGCGCTGGTGCGCCGGGCCGCGGGCTGGAGCAAGCCGCAGCTCGAGTGCGGGCCGGTCACGCTCGACCTGGCCGCGCAGACGGTGTCGGTGGACGGCAAGAATGTCGACCTCACCAGCTACGAGTACAAGGTGCTCGAGTACCTGATGATGCACGCGGGCGAGCTGGTGTCGAAGGCGGACCTGACCGAACACATCTACCAGCAGGACTTCGACCGCGATTCCAACGTGCTGGAGGTCTTCATCGGCCGCCTGCGCAAGAAGCTCGATCCCGACGGCACCCTGAAGCCGATCGAGACCGTGCGCGGCCGCGGATACCGCTTCGCGATCCCGCGCAACACGGAGTCCTGA
- a CDS encoding ATP-binding protein: MSWRPRSLQARQLLAASLGLVAFLALAGYALDRAFVDVASQGQRERLRVFAEFYAGAVEFARDDTLIPPEYPPDERFERPGGDLYAAVVTENGEWFSGSAQGPQLPELALLEGGQVRIDGPLPMVDSAGQAGEVIRYGRGFVLVREVGGEETETPFTVYIMEDAGSLPSQVQVFRQALWRYLGVSGIILLLLQTVVLRWSLWPLRRVVSELTQVQRGRLNRMGELHPRELQPLTESINALIDSERQNLEHQRNTMSDLAHSLKTPLAVLRTRLDSGASDAELREELETQLRRMNDMVGYQLGRAASSGHKLFAAPVEIEPHAEQIVRGLEKIYASKGVLCEFDLDSEARFHGEPGDLQELLGNLLENAFKWAGSRVLLTARPGESAANRRPGLVLVVEDDGPGIPPDRIALVLQRGVRGDERVHGHGIGLAIVQTLIDSYRGELRVGQSEELGGARFEVILPPGL; this comes from the coding sequence ATGTCCTGGCGGCCGCGCTCGCTGCAGGCGCGGCAGCTGCTTGCCGCCAGCCTGGGGCTGGTCGCCTTCCTGGCCCTCGCCGGCTATGCGCTGGACCGGGCCTTCGTGGACGTGGCCAGCCAGGGCCAGCGCGAGCGCCTGCGCGTGTTCGCCGAGTTCTACGCGGGGGCGGTGGAGTTCGCCCGCGATGACACCCTCATTCCGCCGGAATATCCGCCCGACGAGCGCTTCGAGCGCCCGGGCGGCGATCTCTATGCGGCGGTGGTCACCGAGAACGGCGAGTGGTTCTCCGGCTCGGCCCAGGGGCCGCAACTGCCGGAGCTGGCGCTGCTGGAGGGTGGCCAGGTGCGCATCGACGGGCCGCTGCCGATGGTCGACAGCGCGGGCCAGGCAGGGGAGGTGATCCGCTACGGCCGCGGCTTCGTGCTGGTGCGCGAGGTCGGCGGGGAGGAGACCGAAACGCCCTTCACCGTCTACATCATGGAGGATGCGGGCAGCCTGCCGAGCCAGGTGCAGGTGTTCCGCCAGGCGCTGTGGCGCTACCTGGGCGTGTCGGGAATCATCCTGCTGCTGCTGCAGACGGTGGTGCTGCGCTGGAGCCTGTGGCCGCTGCGGCGGGTGGTGTCGGAGCTGACCCAGGTGCAACGCGGGCGACTCAACCGCATGGGCGAGCTGCACCCGCGCGAGCTGCAGCCGCTGACGGAGAGCATCAATGCGCTGATCGACAGCGAGCGGCAGAACCTGGAGCACCAGCGCAACACGATGTCGGACCTGGCGCACAGCCTCAAGACGCCGCTGGCGGTGCTGCGCACGCGGCTGGATTCGGGCGCCAGCGATGCCGAGCTGCGCGAGGAGCTGGAGACCCAGCTGCGCCGGATGAACGACATGGTGGGTTACCAGCTCGGGCGCGCGGCCTCCAGCGGCCACAAGCTGTTCGCGGCGCCGGTGGAGATCGAGCCGCACGCGGAGCAGATCGTCCGAGGGCTGGAGAAGATCTATGCCTCCAAGGGGGTGCTGTGCGAATTCGACCTTGATTCCGAGGCGCGTTTCCACGGCGAGCCGGGCGACCTGCAGGAGCTGCTGGGGAACCTGCTCGAGAATGCGTTCAAGTGGGCGGGGTCGCGGGTGCTGCTGACGGCGCGGCCGGGCGAGTCGGCGGCCAACCGGCGGCCGGGGCTGGTGCTGGTGGTGGAGGACGACGGGCCGGGGATTCCGCCCGATCGCATTGCCCTGGTACTGCAGCGGGGTGTGCGCGGCGATGAGCGGGTGCACGGGCACGGGATCGGGCTGGCGATCGTGCAGACGCTGATCGACAGCTACCGGGGGGAGCTGCGGGTCGGGCAGTCGGAGGAGCTTGGGGGCGCCCGGTTCGAGGTGATCCTGCCGCCGGGACTTTGA
- a CDS encoding M90 family metallopeptidase gives MARLDGERDARLQQLAARFLAEKVITPVGDLALDDIQRAQFAALCSLPLLEFGPEGLSGWRELIVYPDAFRVNRTHVDAAGVLHEWDDELIGEAWEAGPLILSWADVESDLAQPRAGFCVAVHEMAHKIDALDGVLDGTPPLPRAWQREWARDFQQSFDAFVERVDREEETPIDPYAAEAPEEFFAVCSEYHFSDPRTLQQEMPQVAGHLERFYGPSPFL, from the coding sequence GTGGCGCGCCTTGATGGCGAACGCGACGCCCGCCTCCAGCAGCTCGCCGCGCGCTTCCTGGCCGAGAAGGTCATCACCCCGGTCGGCGACCTGGCCCTGGACGACATCCAGCGCGCCCAGTTCGCCGCACTGTGCTCCCTGCCCCTGCTCGAATTCGGCCCCGAAGGCCTGTCCGGCTGGCGCGAACTGATCGTCTATCCCGACGCCTTCCGCGTGAACCGCACCCACGTGGATGCCGCCGGCGTTCTGCACGAATGGGACGACGAACTCATCGGCGAAGCCTGGGAGGCCGGCCCGCTCATCCTCTCCTGGGCCGACGTCGAATCCGACCTCGCCCAGCCCCGGGCCGGCTTCTGCGTCGCCGTGCACGAGATGGCCCACAAGATCGACGCCCTCGACGGCGTCCTGGACGGCACCCCGCCGCTGCCGCGCGCCTGGCAGCGCGAATGGGCCCGCGATTTCCAGCAGAGCTTCGATGCCTTCGTCGAGCGCGTCGACCGCGAGGAAGAGACCCCGATCGACCCCTATGCCGCCGAAGCCCCCGAGGAGTTCTTCGCCGTGTGCAGCGAGTACCACTTCAGCGACCCACGCACCCTCCAGCAGGAAATGCCCCAGGTCGCAGGGCACCTGGAACGCTTCTACGGCCCATCCCCCTTCCTCTGA
- the birA gene encoding bifunctional biotin--[acetyl-CoA-carboxylase] ligase/biotin operon repressor BirA: MGVDQSAPLSDRELLGRLQAGPVSGDVLARDSGLTRAAVWKRIEALRAAGVAIDARPGQGYALARPVVLLDAQAIREAVPAQLRHQIASLDVAWAIDSTNSELLRRPAAAHGVQVLLAERQTGGRGRRGRSWQSPLAANLYLSLARRFDAGLARLGGLGLVAGLAVVDALHAQGAIQVRLKWPNDLVVPQPDGTLLKLGGLLVEGGGENAGPVRAVIGIGVNVHMPEAAVAGIGQPWTDLQALRGHGAPDRNRLAAACVAALVPALEQFDREGLQPFLARYAKVDALAGRRVRVQAGAGEREGDALGIADDGALRVRIDGEECSVHAGEVSVRTRGAAA; encoded by the coding sequence ATGGGCGTCGATCAATCCGCTCCCCTTTCCGATCGGGAACTGCTGGGCCGGCTGCAGGCCGGCCCGGTGTCGGGCGATGTGCTGGCGCGCGACAGCGGCCTGACCCGCGCCGCGGTGTGGAAGCGGATCGAGGCGCTGCGCGCCGCCGGGGTGGCGATCGATGCCCGGCCCGGGCAGGGATATGCCCTGGCCCGGCCGGTTGTCCTGCTCGATGCCCAGGCCATCCGTGAGGCCGTCCCCGCCCAGCTGCGTCACCAGATCGCCTCGCTGGATGTTGCCTGGGCGATTGATTCCACCAATTCCGAACTGTTGCGTCGGCCCGCGGCCGCCCACGGCGTGCAGGTGCTGTTGGCCGAGCGCCAGACCGGAGGCCGCGGCCGCCGCGGCCGCAGCTGGCAATCCCCGCTCGCCGCCAACCTGTACCTGTCGCTGGCCCGCCGTTTTGACGCCGGGCTGGCCCGTCTGGGCGGGTTGGGGCTGGTGGCGGGGTTGGCGGTCGTCGATGCGCTGCACGCCCAGGGGGCCATCCAGGTGCGGTTGAAGTGGCCCAACGATCTGGTCGTTCCGCAGCCGGACGGCACCCTGCTCAAGCTCGGCGGGCTGCTGGTGGAAGGCGGGGGCGAGAACGCGGGGCCCGTGCGCGCGGTGATTGGCATCGGGGTCAACGTGCACATGCCGGAGGCCGCCGTCGCCGGGATCGGGCAGCCGTGGACCGACCTGCAGGCGCTGCGCGGCCACGGGGCGCCGGACCGCAACCGGCTTGCCGCCGCCTGCGTGGCGGCGCTGGTGCCGGCGCTTGAGCAGTTCGATCGCGAAGGGCTCCAGCCCTTCCTGGCGCGCTATGCAAAAGTGGACGCGCTCGCGGGCCGGCGGGTCCGGGTGCAGGCCGGTGCGGGGGAACGCGAAGGGGATGCGCTGGGAATCGCCGACGACGGCGCGCTGCGCGTGCGCATCGACGGCGAGGAATGCTCGGTGCACGCGGGGGAGGTCAGCGTGCGCACACGCGGGGCCGCTGCATGA
- a CDS encoding type III pantothenate kinase has product MSRWLFDLGNTRLKAAPLDARGRVGEVLAFAHDGGQLAPAWEQALPARIEAAAVASVASTRLRTDLLAALARRCGRISLSRTLARCDGVTVAYAEPERLGVDRFLALLGAHARGRGPWLLVGVGTALTIDLLDATGRHRGGRIAPSPTLMRQALQARAPQLPAEGGAYLDFATNTPDALASGCDGAALALVGASRESARALLGKDPAVLVHGGGRALLLEHLAGASEAPSLVLEGLARWLEMERAA; this is encoded by the coding sequence ATGAGCCGCTGGCTGTTTGACCTGGGCAACACCCGGCTCAAGGCGGCGCCGCTGGATGCACGCGGGCGCGTCGGGGAGGTGCTGGCCTTCGCGCACGACGGCGGGCAGCTGGCGCCCGCCTGGGAGCAGGCGCTGCCGGCGCGCATCGAGGCTGCGGCCGTGGCCAGCGTGGCATCCACCCGGCTGCGCACCGATCTGCTCGCCGCGCTGGCCAGGCGCTGCGGCCGGATTTCGCTTTCGCGCACGCTTGCCCGCTGCGATGGCGTGACCGTGGCCTATGCGGAACCGGAGCGCCTCGGTGTCGATCGCTTCCTGGCGCTGCTGGGCGCGCACGCGCGCGGACGCGGGCCATGGTTGCTGGTTGGCGTGGGGACGGCGCTCACCATCGACCTGCTCGACGCCACGGGCCGGCACCGGGGCGGCCGGATCGCGCCGTCGCCGACGCTGATGCGCCAGGCCCTGCAGGCCCGGGCGCCGCAGCTGCCGGCTGAAGGCGGCGCGTACCTGGATTTCGCCACCAATACGCCTGACGCGCTCGCATCCGGCTGCGATGGCGCCGCGCTGGCCCTGGTTGGAGCCAGCCGGGAGTCGGCGCGCGCCCTGCTCGGGAAGGACCCCGCGGTGCTCGTCCACGGTGGGGGACGGGCACTGTTGCTTGAGCACCTGGCCGGCGCATCCGAGGCCCCCTCGCTGGTGCTCGAAGGACTCGCGCGCTGGCTGGAGATGGAACGGGCCGCGTGA
- a CDS encoding SPOR domain-containing protein, translating to MHLRALIVLLLVMNVGVALWWALRPAPAAEPAPAVPGDVPTLVLVAEADRELLQAVALDAANAAAQPDEARADSGDRATVAPEDLRCFSFGPWEGADEAGQAQAGLRVEAVRIRAREAITGATGWQVRLPPLADRAAAEAMVARLVAAGFNDHFILGQGDQANAVALGRFGAEASARRHQAALHEAGFDAALVEPVGATGTETWLDLAVGPDFDPDQARVDSGAARAEPLDCAALQ from the coding sequence ATGCATCTGCGCGCACTGATCGTCCTGCTGCTGGTCATGAACGTCGGCGTCGCCCTGTGGTGGGCGCTGCGGCCGGCTCCGGCCGCTGAACCGGCCCCCGCCGTGCCCGGCGACGTCCCCACCCTCGTCCTGGTGGCCGAAGCGGACCGCGAACTCCTGCAGGCCGTCGCGCTCGACGCCGCCAACGCCGCCGCGCAGCCTGACGAAGCCAGGGCCGACAGCGGCGATCGCGCAACCGTGGCGCCGGAGGATCTGCGCTGCTTCAGCTTCGGTCCCTGGGAAGGGGCTGACGAAGCGGGCCAGGCCCAGGCGGGGCTGCGCGTCGAGGCAGTACGCATCCGTGCACGCGAGGCAATTACCGGTGCAACGGGATGGCAGGTGCGGCTGCCGCCGCTGGCGGACCGCGCCGCCGCCGAGGCGATGGTGGCGCGGCTGGTGGCGGCCGGGTTCAACGATCATTTCATTCTCGGCCAGGGCGATCAGGCCAATGCCGTGGCCCTGGGGCGCTTTGGCGCGGAAGCCTCTGCGCGCCGCCACCAGGCGGCGCTGCACGAGGCCGGGTTCGATGCGGCCCTGGTGGAGCCGGTGGGTGCAACCGGGACCGAAACCTGGCTCGACCTTGCCGTGGGCCCGGACTTCGATCCGGACCAGGCCCGCGTGGACAGCGGCGCCGCGCGCGCCGAGCCGCTGGACTGCGCCGCGTTGCAATGA
- the rocF gene encoding arginase: MTRSYPPVSIFGVPTDVGAGHRGTRMGPEALRIAGLAEALRARGVDVVDRGNVEGPANPWQPPVEGYRHLEQVVAWNRAVRERSLAELREGRMPVMMGGDHCLAIGSIAAVADHCREHGRELRILWLDAHSDFNTSSVTPSGNIHGMPVACLCGLGPDVLTGIGDHVPAISPSQVKQIGIRSVDAEEKRLVKEYGLDIYDMRYIDEMGMKRTMQQALEGLHDGVHLHVSFDVDMLDPAIAPGTGTPVPGGLNYREAQLVMEMIADTGRMASLDIVEVSPPLDDCNTTAELAVDMVESLFGKSTLMRD, from the coding sequence ATGACCCGCAGCTATCCCCCCGTTTCGATTTTCGGCGTTCCCACCGACGTGGGCGCCGGCCACCGCGGTACCCGGATGGGGCCGGAGGCCCTGCGCATTGCTGGCCTGGCCGAGGCGCTGCGCGCGCGTGGGGTGGATGTGGTGGACCGTGGCAACGTGGAGGGCCCGGCCAATCCGTGGCAGCCGCCTGTCGAGGGCTATCGCCACCTGGAACAGGTGGTGGCATGGAACCGCGCGGTGCGTGAGCGCTCGCTGGCCGAGCTGCGCGAAGGCCGCATGCCGGTGATGATGGGCGGTGACCACTGCCTGGCGATCGGCTCGATCGCCGCCGTGGCCGATCATTGCCGCGAGCACGGCCGCGAGCTGCGGATCCTGTGGCTGGACGCGCACTCGGACTTCAACACCAGCAGCGTCACGCCCTCGGGCAACATCCACGGCATGCCGGTGGCCTGCCTGTGCGGGCTGGGCCCGGACGTGCTCACCGGCATCGGCGACCACGTGCCGGCCATCAGTCCTTCGCAGGTGAAGCAGATCGGCATCCGCTCGGTCGACGCCGAGGAAAAGCGCCTGGTCAAGGAATACGGGCTGGACATCTATGACATGCGCTACATCGACGAGATGGGGATGAAGCGCACCATGCAGCAGGCGCTGGAAGGCCTGCACGACGGCGTGCACCTGCACGTGAGCTTCGATGTCGACATGCTTGATCCCGCGATCGCGCCGGGAACCGGCACCCCGGTCCCCGGCGGCCTGAACTACCGCGAAGCGCAGCTGGTGATGGAGATGATCGCCGACACCGGTCGCATGGCGTCGCTGGACATCGTCGAGGTCAGCCCGCCGCTGGACGACTGCAACACCACCGCCGAACTGGCCGTGGACATGGTGGAAAGCCTGTTCGGCAAGTCCACGCTCATGCGCGATTGA
- a CDS encoding entericidin A/B family lipoprotein: MKRSIALLLLAMFTAGTFTACNTVRGAGQDVERAGEKVQEAAEDTGGTTDG, translated from the coding sequence ATGAAGCGTTCAATTGCATTGCTCCTGCTGGCCATGTTCACCGCTGGCACGTTCACTGCCTGCAACACCGTCCGCGGCGCGGGCCAGGACGTCGAGCGTGCGGGTGAAAAGGTGCAGGAGGCGGCCGAGGACACCGGCGGAACGACCGACGGCTGA
- a CDS encoding CsbD family protein, with the protein MNKDIISGKWSQVKGKAKARWGDLTDDVFDVAEGNSEYLAGKLQEQYGWGRERAEQEVRDFERTL; encoded by the coding sequence ATGAACAAGGACATCATTTCGGGCAAGTGGTCGCAGGTGAAGGGCAAGGCCAAGGCGCGCTGGGGCGATCTGACCGACGACGTGTTCGACGTTGCCGAGGGCAACAGCGAGTATCTGGCCGGCAAGCTGCAGGAGCAGTACGGCTGGGGCCGCGAGCGCGCCGAACAGGAGGTGCGCGACTTCGAGCGCACGCTCTGA